A genomic region of Dehalococcoidia bacterium contains the following coding sequences:
- the rlmD gene encoding 23S rRNA (uracil(1939)-C(5))-methyltransferase RlmD, protein MMKNTPETQRTTLEFVDIAPHGDAVAYMCDEAVFVAGVIPGEEAVVDVRRGRRGMLYGRIVEITSKSPYRVEPRCPHFGACTGCQWQHIDYSFQLELKREAVRRRLQDIGGFASPPLRAALPAVEPWNYRNHARFTVDRDGRLGFVHRWRRNFVAVDHCHIMNPWINETLSALQGRCQKRTQISVRYGVNTGSYLIQPRMPELDLPSGQKWYDEELKGRRFRISSPSFFQVNTAQAGRMIDFIEDRLDLKGNEVIVDAFAGVGTFAAVLASKAGKVIAIEEAPAAIDDAKVNIAGLENVEFIIGKTEVLLPSLDIAIDAVILDPPRVGCQRSGLDALLKLAPRKVVYVSCDPESLARDLRVLCDGGYRLAEVQPVDMFSHTYHVECIATIIRSDISPDVVLASASPRRRELLLALGLDFVSAASSDDESISSDESPAAVAERLALLKAESVAASHHDKAVIGADTIVVLEGSILGKPRDEAEAADMLRRLRGRRHEVITAVAVIRNGSSFVDHVSTGVTMRNYSDDESADYIASGDPMDKAGAYAVQNTIFAPVSSVHGCYLNVVGLPLCLLVRLLREAGVAVRPRPEWALHPKCLECDGGVILKN, encoded by the coding sequence ATGATGAAAAATACACCTGAAACGCAGCGCACGACGTTAGAATTCGTCGATATCGCGCCGCACGGCGACGCCGTCGCATATATGTGTGACGAAGCGGTTTTCGTCGCGGGCGTCATCCCCGGTGAGGAGGCCGTTGTCGATGTTCGTCGCGGACGTCGCGGTATGCTGTACGGTCGTATCGTCGAAATTACATCGAAGTCACCATATCGAGTGGAGCCGCGCTGCCCCCATTTCGGCGCGTGCACCGGATGCCAGTGGCAGCATATCGATTACAGCTTCCAGCTCGAATTAAAGCGCGAGGCGGTGCGCCGCCGGCTCCAGGACATCGGCGGCTTCGCCTCCCCACCCCTGCGCGCCGCCCTGCCCGCCGTCGAACCCTGGAACTATCGCAACCACGCCCGTTTCACCGTCGACCGCGACGGCCGCCTCGGCTTCGTGCACCGATGGCGCCGCAATTTCGTCGCCGTCGACCATTGCCACATCATGAATCCGTGGATAAACGAGACGCTGTCGGCCTTACAGGGGCGCTGCCAGAAGAGAACACAGATATCCGTGCGCTACGGAGTCAACACGGGTAGCTACCTCATCCAGCCCAGGATGCCGGAACTCGACCTACCGTCCGGCCAGAAATGGTACGACGAAGAACTCAAAGGGCGGCGTTTTCGCATCTCGTCGCCGTCCTTCTTCCAGGTGAACACGGCGCAGGCGGGGCGCATGATCGATTTCATCGAAGATCGGCTCGATCTTAAGGGTAACGAGGTAATCGTTGACGCCTTCGCCGGTGTGGGCACCTTCGCCGCCGTACTCGCGTCTAAGGCGGGTAAGGTCATCGCCATCGAGGAGGCGCCCGCCGCTATCGATGACGCGAAGGTCAACATCGCCGGTCTGGAAAACGTCGAGTTTATCATAGGTAAGACCGAGGTCTTGCTGCCGTCGCTCGATATAGCGATCGACGCCGTCATCCTCGATCCGCCGCGCGTGGGCTGCCAGCGCAGCGGACTCGACGCCCTGCTGAAGCTCGCGCCGCGCAAGGTCGTCTATGTCTCGTGCGACCCGGAGAGCCTGGCGCGCGATTTGCGTGTCCTGTGCGACGGCGGCTACCGCCTGGCCGAGGTGCAGCCCGTCGACATGTTCTCCCACACCTATCATGTCGAGTGCATAGCGACGATCATCCGTAGCGATATCTCGCCTGACGTCGTCCTTGCATCCGCGTCGCCTCGCCGCCGCGAATTGCTGCTGGCGCTGGGGCTCGATTTCGTGTCGGCAGCGTCCTCCGATGACGAGAGCATATCGTCGGACGAATCTCCCGCTGCCGTCGCCGAGCGCTTGGCTTTGCTCAAAGCGGAGTCGGTTGCCGCGTCGCATCACGATAAAGCTGTCATAGGCGCCGATACCATCGTCGTGCTGGAAGGTTCGATTCTCGGCAAGCCGCGCGATGAGGCCGAGGCCGCCGATATGCTGCGCCGCCTGCGCGGGCGGCGGCACGAAGTTATCACCGCCGTGGCCGTTATCCGCAACGGAAGTTCATTCGTAGACCACGTGTCGACCGGGGTTACGATGCGTAACTATAGCGACGATGAGAGCGCAGACTACATCGCTTCCGGCGACCCGATGGACAAGGCGGGTGCGTATGCGGTGCAGAATACGATTTTCGCTCCGGTGTCCAGCGTCCACGGCTGCTATCTCAACGTCGTCGGTCTGCCGCTGTGTCTTTTGGTACGCCTTCTGCGCGAGGCCGGCGTCGCGGTCAGGCCGAGGCCGGAGTGGGCTTTGCACCCGAAGTGCCTCGAGTGCGATGGGGGAGTAATTCTAAAGAATTAA
- a CDS encoding cation:proton antiporter: protein MEELEIIRGVLISIVAAAVMGYIMHRLRQPVIMGYIIAGIIIGPQLGLKWVTNPDAINFTSELGLIALMFMVGLELDLRKIKQSGKSLLVVAVLQFAICVGLGFAFFKLPAFSDGGQYATLYLAIVFALSSTMIVVKVLYDKFELDTLPGRITLGILVLQDIWAIIFLTVQPNLADPAIGTLGLSLLKGVGLIAGSVLVSRYILPFVFRGIAKNPELILVAALGWCFLVSWVSGDVLELSRAMGALIAGVSLFAFPYKQEINDRVSSIRSFFLILFFVSLGMRVTEPTLNIFVWSLLAALFLIASRFISTFPALYLMKKGIRVSFLVPLNLSQISEFALVIVAIGITYGHINESVMTIVLFTVMITFLSSTYMMTYSHKLYLLADRVLKKMKMPDVGIKEEDGAGAEAHRPILFLGFYKIASHLLQAVEKLNPAIKDKIEVIDFNPEVHRKLGRHGVKCDFGDLGNTGTLKECGIEEAKVVVSTIPDTILKGTSNLALLNYTKRVNPKARVVVTAESIEAAKKLWAAGADFVILPHFEAAEKTAALLEKLLTEEEIPNECSEYRCKVTEDEGEIIG, encoded by the coding sequence ATGGAAGAACTTGAAATAATCCGCGGGGTACTAATCTCCATCGTGGCCGCCGCGGTCATGGGCTACATAATGCACAGGCTGCGCCAGCCTGTCATCATGGGATATATCATCGCCGGCATCATCATCGGGCCGCAGCTCGGGCTCAAGTGGGTGACCAACCCCGACGCGATAAATTTCACCTCTGAACTGGGCTTGATAGCGCTCATGTTCATGGTAGGGCTGGAGCTCGACCTCAGGAAGATTAAACAGTCCGGCAAGTCGCTTCTCGTCGTAGCGGTGCTTCAGTTCGCCATATGCGTAGGCCTGGGTTTTGCTTTCTTCAAGCTGCCGGCATTCAGCGACGGCGGTCAGTATGCCACTTTGTATCTGGCCATCGTCTTCGCCCTCAGCAGCACTATGATCGTGGTCAAGGTGCTCTACGATAAGTTCGAGCTGGATACACTGCCGGGCCGCATCACACTGGGCATCCTGGTTTTGCAGGACATCTGGGCTATCATATTCCTTACCGTTCAGCCTAATCTGGCTGATCCCGCGATAGGCACCCTGGGGCTTTCGCTTCTCAAGGGGGTGGGGCTAATCGCTGGAAGCGTACTTGTCAGCCGTTACATATTGCCGTTCGTCTTCCGGGGCATAGCCAAGAATCCCGAGCTTATACTGGTGGCGGCGCTGGGGTGGTGTTTCCTTGTCTCATGGGTCTCGGGCGATGTCCTGGAATTAAGCCGGGCCATGGGCGCCCTCATCGCCGGCGTCAGCTTATTCGCCTTCCCCTATAAGCAGGAGATAAACGACAGGGTCAGCAGCATCCGCTCCTTCTTCCTCATCCTGTTCTTCGTCTCACTGGGTATGAGGGTAACCGAGCCTACGCTGAATATTTTCGTTTGGTCGCTTTTGGCGGCCCTGTTCCTGATAGCGAGCCGTTTCATTTCCACGTTCCCGGCGCTGTACCTGATGAAGAAGGGCATCCGGGTAAGTTTCCTTGTGCCGCTAAACCTGTCGCAGATAAGCGAGTTCGCCCTTGTCATCGTTGCCATCGGGATCACGTACGGTCACATCAATGAAAGCGTGATGACCATCGTGCTCTTCACCGTGATGATCACGTTCCTTTCGTCCACATACATGATGACCTACAGCCACAAGCTGTACCTGCTGGCGGACCGCGTGCTTAAGAAGATGAAGATGCCGGATGTGGGGATAAAAGAGGAAGATGGCGCCGGGGCCGAAGCGCATCGCCCTATACTGTTCCTGGGTTTCTACAAGATAGCCAGCCATCTGCTGCAGGCGGTGGAGAAGCTGAACCCTGCCATCAAGGATAAGATCGAGGTCATCGATTTCAATCCGGAGGTTCACCGCAAGCTGGGCAGACACGGCGTTAAATGCGATTTCGGCGATCTGGGCAATACCGGGACGCTGAAGGAGTGCGGGATCGAGGAGGCGAAAGTCGTGGTCTCGACCATACCCGATACGATTCTGAAAGGCACGAGCAACCTGGCGCTGCTCAACTACACGAAGAGGGTTAATCCCAAGGCCAGGGTAGTGGTCACCGCCGAAAGCATAGAGGCGGCCAAGAAGTTATGGGCCGCCGGAGCCGATTTTGTGATACTTCCCCACTTCGAGGCGGCGGAGAAGACGGCCGCCCTGCTGGAGAAGCTGCTGACCGAGGAGGAGATTCCGAATGAATGCTCGGAGTACCGCTGCAAGGTGACGGAGGACGAAGGAGAGATCATCGGGTGA
- a CDS encoding deoxyhypusine synthase family protein codes for MAITSGPRARSKQKQGNKNTRSRSGAKLQPLGPVGSFIEHHYRHFNAAVLLDAARAYRDFLSRGGKMMVSMGGAMSTAELGLSLAEMIRKDKVHLITCTGANLEEDVFNLIAYDLYEDVPNYRHLTPKEEKALLDSRLNRVTDTCIPEYAIMERMEKPILKLWEKADRKGERYFPHEFLQQLLAGGGMKKFYQIDPKNSWMLAAMEKKVPIVVPGWEDSTLGNMYASYVIRGNIKNPHTVRTGVEYMVWLADYYTKTTKKHPMGMFQIGGGITGDFPICVVPMLQLDLERDVPLWDYFCQVSDSTTSYGSYSGAVPNEKITWGKLGVDTPRFIIESDATIVAPLVFAYVLGW; via the coding sequence ATGGCCATAACTTCAGGGCCCAGAGCGCGATCGAAGCAGAAACAAGGGAATAAAAATACTCGTTCTAGGTCTGGAGCGAAGCTTCAGCCGCTCGGTCCTGTAGGTTCGTTCATTGAGCATCACTATCGTCACTTCAACGCCGCCGTATTGCTCGATGCGGCGCGAGCCTACCGCGATTTCCTGTCGCGGGGCGGAAAGATGATGGTATCCATGGGCGGCGCTATGAGCACCGCGGAGCTGGGCCTGTCGCTGGCCGAGATGATACGTAAGGACAAGGTACATCTCATCACTTGCACCGGCGCCAACCTCGAAGAGGACGTCTTCAATCTCATCGCCTACGACCTATACGAGGACGTGCCTAACTACCGCCACCTTACGCCTAAAGAGGAAAAGGCGCTTCTCGACAGCCGCCTGAACCGCGTGACCGATACCTGTATCCCCGAGTACGCGATCATGGAGCGTATGGAAAAGCCCATACTAAAGCTCTGGGAGAAGGCGGACAGGAAAGGCGAGCGCTACTTCCCCCACGAGTTCCTGCAGCAGCTCCTGGCCGGCGGCGGGATGAAGAAGTTCTATCAGATCGACCCCAAAAATTCGTGGATGCTGGCCGCGATGGAGAAAAAGGTGCCCATCGTCGTTCCGGGGTGGGAGGACAGCACCCTAGGCAACATGTACGCATCATATGTTATTCGTGGGAATATTAAGAACCCGCATACCGTGCGCACCGGCGTAGAGTACATGGTCTGGCTGGCCGATTATTACACCAAAACGACAAAGAAGCATCCGATGGGCATGTTCCAGATCGGCGGCGGCATCACCGGCGACTTCCCTATCTGCGTTGTGCCCATGCTTCAGCTGGACCTGGAGCGGGACGTGCCGCTGTGGGATTACTTCTGCCAGGTGAGCGACAGCACAACCAGCTACGGCTCCTACTCCGGCGCCGTGCCCAACGAGAAGATCACATGGGGCAAGCTCGGCGTCGACACGCCCAGGTTCATCATCGAGTCCGACGCCACCATCGTTGCGCCGCTGGTCTTCGCCTACGTGCTAGGCTGGTAA
- the rpoC gene encoding DNA-directed RNA polymerase subunit beta', translated as MLEVNDFSAVRISLASPEQIRSWSWGEVTKPETVNYRTLKPERDGLFCERIFGPTKDFECYCGKYKKVRYRGIICDKCGVEVARARVRRERMGHIELAAPVSHIWFVKGTPSVLGLLLDISPRNLERVLYFSQYIITSVDEAAKEKALAGLREQLAAIESTEETTPEIAGEKQKRWDEINSRIDEVEEIKKLVLLGDNKHRELGDRYPGVFKNGMGAEAVLDILATLDLNGLSEELYKETKSSTGQRRKKAIKRLKVVEALRRSGNKPEWMIMSVLPVLPPDLRPMVQLDGGRFATSDLNDLYRRTINRNNRLRRLLDLGAPEIIVRNEKRMLQEAVDSLIDNGRRGRAITSAGNHKLKSLSDMLRGKQGRFRQNLLGKRVDYSGRSVIVVGPELTLGQCGLPKRMALELFKPFVMHHLIIQGHAHNIKSAKRLVERERPEVWDALTIVMKERPVLLNRAPTLHRLGIQAFEPVLIDGSAIQIHPLVCTAFNADFDGDQMAVHVPLSRAAVLEAREVMLSTRNMLLPSSGEPAVAATLDIVLGCYYLTMPKVNGKGKGLAFSDFEEAKLAYDMGIIDLGAEIEARNAEGERLKTTVGRIIFNEVVPEELGFLNKTTDKGTLRRMVADCYKKLGNEKAAKLADDIKRLGFRYATQSGCSIAIHDMQAPESKKGILEEIDKKVAEVDSQFQKGLISEDERYTNTVRLWSEATDRVSKAIEENLDKYGSIYLMATSGAKGNIAQIRQMAGMRGLMADPSGRVIDLPIRSSFREGLTALEYFISTHGARKGLADTALRTADSGYLTRRLVDVAQDVIVLEEDCGTTSGIWITSDSGRRIIAPFEERISGRIVIEDIVHPKTGEVIIEKDEEIDEGKAKEIVQAGIKSVYVRSALSCQLRHGVCQKCYGRSLAHGTRVRMGEAVGIIAAQSIGEPGTQLTLRTFHTGGVAGQDIISGLPRVEELFEARSPKIQAVISEIDGQVQVIEGEDERKIKVESSETYKEEVTLPSGWKASVSTGQWVDVGEVLAEPGKGSKALTTEAEAAPHIARVAGTVSVDKNLISISYEEKEQREYIVSAASHIIVESGQQVHAGQQITEGFLNPQDLLRIMGRESVQQYLVDEVQQVYRSQGVAINDKHIETIVRQMLRKVRIDVPGDTELLPGELVDRFTYEDINAKVLAEGGEPATAQPVLLGITKASLNTNSFLSAASFQETTRVLTEAAVAGKTDKLLGLKENVIIGKLIPARCVLSPEAMASLMPPPPLVLDEKTFEGALLEALDGGLIRDEMALAEELAAEKGEEEDLIEEPSAEIEPPEEEPSEED; from the coding sequence GTGCTTGAAGTTAACGATTTTAGCGCAGTGAGGATTTCTCTGGCTTCGCCGGAGCAGATAAGAAGCTGGTCCTGGGGCGAGGTAACCAAGCCCGAGACCGTTAATTACCGCACGCTTAAGCCGGAGCGGGACGGCCTTTTCTGTGAGCGGATATTTGGCCCGACCAAGGATTTTGAGTGCTATTGTGGAAAATACAAAAAAGTACGCTACCGCGGGATCATCTGCGATAAGTGCGGCGTCGAGGTAGCCCGGGCCCGGGTGCGCCGCGAGCGCATGGGTCACATAGAGCTGGCGGCTCCGGTGAGCCACATATGGTTTGTCAAAGGCACGCCCAGCGTGCTGGGCCTGCTTCTGGACATTTCGCCGCGAAACCTGGAGCGCGTACTGTATTTCTCCCAATATATCATTACAAGCGTGGACGAAGCGGCCAAGGAAAAGGCTCTGGCCGGGCTAAGGGAGCAGTTAGCAGCTATAGAGTCCACAGAGGAAACAACTCCGGAGATAGCCGGAGAGAAGCAGAAACGCTGGGATGAGATAAACAGCAGGATCGACGAAGTAGAAGAGATCAAGAAACTGGTTCTGCTCGGCGATAATAAACACCGCGAACTTGGCGATAGATATCCGGGCGTATTCAAGAACGGCATGGGAGCCGAAGCTGTCCTGGATATACTGGCCACGCTCGATCTGAACGGATTGAGCGAGGAGCTTTATAAAGAGACCAAGTCCAGCACCGGCCAGCGCCGCAAGAAGGCGATAAAGAGGCTCAAGGTGGTGGAGGCGCTAAGGAGGAGCGGGAATAAGCCGGAATGGATGATCATGTCGGTTCTTCCCGTGCTTCCTCCGGACCTGCGTCCTATGGTGCAGCTCGACGGCGGCAGGTTCGCCACGTCGGACCTTAATGATCTTTATCGCAGGACGATCAACCGCAATAATAGGCTGCGCAGGCTGCTGGACCTGGGCGCGCCCGAGATTATCGTTCGCAATGAGAAGAGGATGCTCCAGGAGGCCGTGGATTCCCTTATCGACAACGGCCGCAGGGGCAGGGCCATAACGAGCGCCGGCAATCATAAGCTGAAATCGCTGTCGGATATGCTCAGGGGCAAACAGGGACGCTTCCGCCAGAACCTTCTCGGCAAGCGTGTTGACTATAGCGGACGTTCGGTCATCGTGGTCGGACCTGAGTTGACGCTGGGTCAGTGCGGTTTGCCCAAGCGGATGGCCCTCGAGCTGTTCAAACCGTTTGTGATGCACCATCTCATAATTCAGGGCCATGCCCACAATATCAAGAGCGCCAAGCGCCTGGTGGAGAGGGAAAGGCCGGAGGTCTGGGACGCTTTAACGATTGTGATGAAGGAGCGGCCGGTTCTGCTTAACCGCGCCCCCACACTGCACCGGCTGGGCATCCAGGCATTCGAGCCCGTTCTGATAGACGGCAGCGCCATTCAGATACACCCTCTGGTCTGCACCGCGTTTAATGCCGACTTTGACGGCGACCAGATGGCGGTGCACGTTCCTCTTTCCAGGGCGGCGGTTCTGGAGGCGCGGGAGGTCATGCTCTCCACAAGGAACATGCTGCTGCCAAGTTCGGGCGAACCGGCGGTGGCCGCCACCCTCGATATCGTTCTGGGGTGTTACTACCTGACCATGCCCAAGGTAAACGGGAAAGGCAAAGGGCTGGCCTTCAGCGACTTTGAGGAAGCAAAGCTGGCTTACGATATGGGCATAATAGACCTTGGTGCCGAGATCGAGGCAAGGAATGCGGAAGGAGAACGCTTAAAGACCACGGTTGGACGCATCATTTTTAATGAAGTCGTTCCCGAGGAACTGGGATTCTTAAATAAGACGACAGATAAAGGGACGCTGAGGCGCATGGTGGCCGATTGCTACAAGAAGCTGGGCAACGAGAAGGCCGCAAAACTTGCCGACGATATCAAAAGACTCGGGTTCCGTTATGCTACGCAGTCGGGTTGCAGTATAGCGATACATGATATGCAGGCGCCGGAGTCCAAGAAAGGGATATTGGAAGAGATAGACAAGAAGGTGGCCGAGGTCGACAGCCAGTTCCAGAAGGGGCTTATCTCCGAGGATGAACGCTATACCAACACGGTTAGACTATGGTCGGAGGCGACCGACCGGGTATCCAAGGCCATCGAGGAGAACCTGGATAAGTACGGCTCAATATATTTGATGGCTACTTCGGGGGCCAAAGGAAACATTGCGCAGATAAGACAAATGGCCGGCATGCGAGGACTGATGGCCGACCCGTCGGGGCGGGTTATCGACCTGCCTATCCGCTCCAGCTTCCGCGAGGGTTTAACGGCGCTGGAATACTTTATATCCACGCACGGCGCCAGAAAAGGCCTCGCCGATACCGCCTTACGCACCGCGGACAGCGGTTACCTTACAAGAAGGCTCGTGGATGTGGCTCAGGACGTTATCGTGCTTGAAGAGGACTGCGGCACGACTTCCGGCATATGGATCACATCGGATTCGGGAAGGCGGATCATAGCGCCTTTCGAGGAACGAATATCTGGCAGGATCGTTATAGAAGATATCGTACATCCTAAAACCGGCGAGGTCATTATCGAGAAGGATGAAGAGATCGATGAAGGCAAGGCCAAGGAAATCGTTCAGGCCGGGATCAAGAGCGTTTACGTTAGATCGGCGCTGTCCTGCCAGCTCAGGCACGGCGTCTGCCAGAAGTGCTACGGCAGGAGCTTGGCGCACGGGACAAGGGTCAGGATGGGCGAGGCGGTGGGGATCATCGCGGCCCAGAGCATCGGCGAGCCCGGCACGCAGTTAACCCTGCGCACGTTCCATACGGGAGGCGTCGCCGGACAGGATATCATCAGTGGTCTGCCTCGCGTTGAAGAGTTGTTTGAGGCTCGTTCGCCGAAGATCCAGGCGGTCATCTCCGAGATAGACGGACAGGTACAGGTCATTGAGGGAGAAGATGAGCGCAAGATCAAGGTGGAAAGTTCTGAAACATACAAGGAGGAGGTTACCCTCCCTTCAGGCTGGAAGGCCAGCGTCAGCACGGGGCAATGGGTCGATGTGGGGGAGGTCCTTGCCGAGCCGGGAAAGGGCTCCAAGGCGCTGACAACGGAGGCCGAGGCTGCTCCGCATATCGCCAGGGTTGCCGGCACAGTGAGTGTCGACAAAAATCTGATCTCCATCTCATATGAGGAGAAGGAACAGCGCGAATATATCGTTTCGGCCGCGTCGCACATCATTGTCGAGTCGGGCCAGCAGGTGCATGCCGGGCAACAGATCACGGAAGGTTTCCTAAATCCGCAGGATCTGCTTCGTATCATGGGGCGGGAGTCCGTGCAGCAGTACCTGGTAGACGAAGTGCAGCAGGTATATCGCTCCCAGGGCGTGGCCATCAACGATAAACATATCGAGACCATAGTGCGCCAGATGCTGCGCAAGGTAAGAATAGATGTCCCCGGGGACACCGAACTGCTACCCGGCGAGCTTGTGGACCGCTTTACTTATGAAGATATCAACGCCAAGGTGCTGGCCGAAGGCGGCGAGCCGGCTACGGCGCAACCGGTTCTATTGGGGATAACGAAGGCTTCGTTGAATACGAACAGTTTCCTGTCGGCGGCATCATTCCAGGAGACTACGAGGGTCCTTACCGAGGCCGCGGTGGCAGGTAAGACGGACAAACTGCTCGGACTCAAGGAGAATGTCATCATAGGCAAGCTGATACCGGCAAGGTGTGTTCTCTCGCCCGAGGCTATGGCTTCGTTGATGCCTCCTCCTCCGCTCGTTCTGGATGAGAAGACCTTTGAGGGAGCGCTGCTGGAGGCATTGGACGGCGGTCTGATTAGAGACGAGATGGCATTGGCTGAGGAACTGGCGGCGGAGAAGGGGGAGGAAGAGGACCTGATAGAGGAGCCTTCCGCAGAGATCGAGCCGCCTGAGGAAGAGCCATCTGAAGAAGATTAG
- a CDS encoding DNRLRE domain-containing protein, which yields MATDEGKVPEGGQEPPKEPVEPKGAKAKQKPPKKGGGVPGWAVAVIVIVVIAVIAGIAVGVVMAMSGGGENQAPTITSLTANPSSVTTGHSSTITCVASDPDGDTLDYDWEYTGGELQGSGTTRTWIAPNVEGTFTVTVTVDDGNGGTDQDSVAIVVANAPTPTPTPTSTASPTPTATSTVAPTPSQGSIDIQSTPSGAAVYIDGVDTGSITPYVATHLNEGPHVVRLVYPHYEWRTESVPVFGGATEYVNWALDWSPTQSVTIQPDALTGKDAYVFEGDPSSNRGTNAEIFVSGNALGSQCRAYIQFLLGSVPSSAVIIDAKLGLFYEDNAGGSTEGPVGVYRVTGTWDETTITWDNQPAIVAGVVATTTVPAIHTDDWIYWDIDDLVQGWISGSLPNRGLTLRDTDETTFEGYKGFYSDDNGADTPKLTIQYYDPAP from the coding sequence ATGGCTACGGATGAAGGGAAAGTACCTGAGGGCGGGCAGGAGCCGCCTAAGGAACCTGTTGAACCTAAGGGTGCTAAAGCGAAGCAGAAGCCGCCTAAGAAGGGCGGAGGCGTTCCCGGCTGGGCTGTGGCGGTTATCGTTATCGTTGTCATAGCTGTTATAGCCGGAATTGCGGTCGGGGTGGTGATGGCTATGAGCGGTGGTGGGGAGAACCAGGCCCCGACGATCACAAGTTTGACAGCAAATCCATCCAGTGTAACTACAGGTCACTCATCGACTATAACGTGCGTAGCGAGTGATCCGGATGGTGATACATTGGACTATGACTGGGAATATACAGGGGGAGAATTACAGGGTTCAGGCACTACGCGGACATGGATTGCGCCGAATGTAGAAGGAACGTTTACCGTAACGGTTACTGTCGATGATGGCAACGGCGGAACCGATCAAGACAGCGTAGCGATCGTTGTTGCCAACGCTCCGACGCCTACACCCACGCCAACATCGACGGCATCTCCTACTCCTACGGCAACATCGACGGTGGCTCCAACTCCTTCCCAGGGTTCGATTGATATACAGTCCACTCCCTCTGGGGCAGCGGTGTACATAGACGGTGTGGATACCGGAAGCATAACGCCTTATGTCGCTACTCACCTTAACGAGGGGCCGCACGTTGTCAGGCTTGTATATCCGCACTACGAGTGGCGCACGGAGTCCGTGCCGGTATTCGGCGGAGCGACTGAATATGTAAACTGGGCGCTTGATTGGTCTCCCACACAATCGGTGACTATACAGCCGGATGCGCTTACTGGTAAGGATGCATACGTATTTGAAGGGGACCCAAGTTCTAACAGGGGTACCAATGCAGAGATATTCGTCAGCGGCAATGCCCTTGGTTCGCAATGCAGAGCGTATATTCAATTCCTTCTTGGAAGTGTACCTTCATCCGCTGTGATAATCGATGCGAAGCTCGGCTTGTTTTATGAAGACAATGCTGGCGGTTCCACTGAGGGTCCTGTAGGGGTTTATCGCGTGACTGGTACATGGGATGAAACTACCATCACGTGGGACAACCAACCCGCTATAGTTGCCGGAGTCGTTGCGACGACTACAGTCCCTGCAATTCATACGGACGATTGGATCTATTGGGATATAGATGACCTGGTACAAGGGTGGATATCAGGCTCGCTGCCAAATCGGGGTTTGACGCTAAGAGATACCGATGAAACAACATTTGAGGGATATAAAGGGTTCTATTCTGATGACAATGGAGCCGATACACCCAAGTTGACAATCCAGTACTACGATCCGGCGCCGTAG